The following proteins come from a genomic window of Actinomycetota bacterium:
- the mazG gene encoding nucleoside triphosphate pyrophosphohydrolase yields MGSITIIGAGSDSGKVLSSDTAEKLRRAQQVVVSRADGSVSAMLSEAGIEHTTFSDLGLSDTPGTGRVVELLADIAAAGDVAYVTNGYPFLRHGLLSELLLKTGTSVRVFPSLSSLYIILMAFDIDLTADLNIMDARSYKPLLSHRASHLVIAGIRNRLTLAKLAERLTEVYSPDHDVVVASTLEDGGFSLSMACITNLAGMDVSPGMTLYLGPRRIRPPAGFQEFVRLIEHLRGPNGCVWDRGQNHLSLRRHLLEEAHETIAAIESGSPDKLAEELGDVLLQVVLHSQIATESGCFTIEDVISSITTKIRRRHPHVFGDAVANTAQEVTAGWNAIKLEENQGGLLDDVPTSLPALMLAQSISRKVVGAGFEWETIDDVWAKIHEEIDELKAVTPGSPQAAEEVGDLLFTVVNLARKQGIDAEEALKTSCAKFKGRWQDMESAADQRSEKLHSMSAQELEALWAEAKKKEGQDSK; encoded by the coding sequence TTGGGCTCGATAACGATTATCGGCGCGGGGTCAGACAGCGGTAAGGTACTGTCGTCCGATACCGCAGAAAAGCTTCGTCGAGCACAGCAGGTTGTGGTGTCGAGGGCCGACGGCTCGGTCAGTGCGATGCTAAGTGAAGCGGGCATAGAGCACACCACCTTCAGTGACCTTGGTCTGTCGGATACCCCCGGCACTGGTCGGGTTGTGGAGTTGCTTGCCGACATTGCTGCTGCCGGCGATGTCGCATACGTTACGAACGGCTATCCGTTTCTCAGGCATGGATTGCTCTCGGAACTACTGCTAAAGACGGGGACAAGTGTGAGAGTTTTTCCATCACTCTCATCCCTGTACATCATTTTGATGGCGTTCGATATCGACTTGACAGCGGATCTCAACATCATGGATGCGCGATCCTACAAGCCCTTACTTTCTCATCGCGCCTCGCATCTTGTTATAGCGGGTATCAGGAATCGCCTGACGCTGGCCAAGCTCGCCGAGCGGTTGACCGAGGTTTACTCACCCGACCACGATGTGGTGGTAGCCTCGACTCTCGAGGATGGCGGCTTCTCTCTGTCCATGGCGTGCATCACGAACCTGGCTGGCATGGATGTTTCGCCAGGCATGACACTATATCTGGGTCCACGGCGCATCAGGCCGCCAGCGGGATTTCAGGAGTTCGTGAGGCTCATCGAGCATCTCAGGGGTCCGAACGGATGTGTCTGGGACAGGGGTCAGAATCACCTTTCGCTGCGCCGGCATCTTTTGGAAGAGGCTCACGAGACGATCGCTGCCATCGAATCGGGGAGCCCTGACAAGCTCGCCGAGGAGCTCGGCGATGTGCTGCTGCAAGTCGTTTTGCACTCTCAGATCGCCACTGAAAGCGGATGCTTCACCATCGAGGACGTCATCTCTAGCATAACAACGAAGATACGCAGACGGCATCCTCATGTATTCGGCGATGCTGTCGCCAATACAGCGCAGGAGGTTACTGCTGGCTGGAATGCGATAAAGCTGGAAGAGAACCAAGGTGGACTGCTCGACGATGTACCAACATCGCTACCTGCGCTTATGCTTGCGCAGAGCATCTCTCGCAAGGTGGTCGGCGCTGGTTTCGAGTGGGAGACCATAGATGATGTCTGGGCAAAGATACATGAGGAGATCGACGAGCTCAAAGCGGTCACTCCCGGATCTCCACAGGCAGCCGAAGAGGTCGGCGACCTGTTGTTTACTGTCGTCAATCTCGCACGAAAGCAAGGAATAGACGCCGAAGAGGCACTAAAGACAAGCTGTGCGAAATTCAAGGGTCGCTGGCAGGATATGGAAAGCGCTGCTGACCAGAGGAGCGAAAAGTTGCACTCGATGAGCGCTCAAGAGCTCGAAGCGCTGTGGGCTGAAGCGAAGAAAAAGGAAGGGCAGGACAGTAAATGA
- a CDS encoding peptidylprolyl isomerase, with amino-acid sequence MSILRITITSMLVAALAFGTFGCAGGAGGGEIAARVNGEAINLADLDQQVEELREMYPQMFEGLDGEGRLLEFRQQTLDSMINTILWQQAAEERGVTVSDAQVQERVDELKAGFQEAAQFEQALEQSGMTLEDLKDEIRNQILTELLLAEISPAVEVSEAEIKEFYEANKAQFTEAAAVRASHILFNTEEKALAESVLAQLRDDADFAELATQHSKDPASAANGGDLGWPTVPYVPEFQQALENLEINEISDLVQTQFGWHIIKAAERREERVRPLDEVTEQIEQSITQQRNAEAYQKFLAELRENAEIEYVIPDLKPAADTPAEEGGSGQP; translated from the coding sequence GTGAGTATTCTCCGGATCACTATCACTTCAATGCTAGTCGCTGCTCTTGCCTTTGGAACCTTCGGTTGCGCGGGGGGTGCGGGGGGCGGTGAGATCGCGGCACGCGTAAATGGCGAGGCCATCAATCTGGCGGATCTCGATCAGCAAGTCGAGGAATTAAGGGAAATGTATCCTCAGATGTTTGAGGGGCTCGACGGAGAAGGTCGGCTGCTTGAGTTCAGACAGCAGACCCTCGACAGCATGATAAACACGATACTCTGGCAGCAGGCCGCCGAGGAGCGCGGAGTCACCGTTTCCGACGCCCAGGTCCAGGAGCGAGTCGATGAGCTGAAGGCCGGGTTCCAGGAGGCCGCACAGTTTGAGCAGGCCCTTGAGCAATCCGGTATGACACTCGAGGACCTCAAGGACGAGATCCGAAACCAGATCCTGACAGAGCTCCTGCTGGCCGAGATCAGCCCCGCCGTTGAGGTAAGCGAGGCGGAGATCAAGGAGTTCTACGAGGCCAACAAGGCTCAGTTCACCGAGGCGGCTGCGGTCCGCGCATCGCACATACTGTTCAATACGGAAGAAAAGGCCCTGGCCGAAAGTGTTCTCGCCCAGCTTCGCGATGACGCTGACTTCGCTGAGCTGGCAACCCAGCACTCGAAGGATCCGGCTTCTGCGGCGAACGGCGGAGATCTGGGCTGGCCCACGGTGCCTTATGTCCCGGAGTTTCAGCAGGCTCTTGAGAACCTCGAGATAAACGAGATATCCGATCTGGTGCAGACTCAGTTTGGCTGGCACATAATCAAGGCTGCCGAGAGGCGCGAGGAGCGGGTTCGTCCGCTCGATGAGGTGACCGAGCAGATTGAGCAGAGCATCACTCAGCAGCGGAACGCCGAGGCCTACCAGAAGTTTCTTGCCGAGCTTAGAGAGAATGCTGAAATAGAGTACGTGATTCCTGATCTAAAGCCTGCGGCTGATACACCAGCCGAGGAAGGCGGTTCGGGGCAGCCATAG
- the eno gene encoding phosphopyruvate hydratase, with protein sequence MSNIADVFGREILDSRGNPTIEVEVVLEDGSFGRAAVPSGASTGAFEALELRDTENLRYGGKGVRAAVHNVNEIIAAEIVGLDATDQRLIDETLLALDGTENKAALGANAILGVSLANARAAAESTGLTLYSYIGGVNAHTLPVPMMNIINGGAHADNNIDLQEFMIVPVGASTFAEGLRWCAEIYHTLKGVLREQGLGTGVGDEGGFAPNLKNNEAALEVISQAVTGAGYTLGEQVAFALDPAMTEVYRGGSYHLEGEGRTLSSAELVEYWADLVKRYPIISIEDGMAEEDWDGWKLLTERLGDRIQLVGDDLFVTDTRRLVRGIESCVANSVLVKVNQIGTLTETLECIETAKRAGYTCVISHRSGETEDTFIADLAVAVNAGQIKTGAPARSDRVAKYNQLLRIEEELGESSRYPGQSAFRRTR encoded by the coding sequence ATGAGCAATATCGCCGATGTGTTTGGCAGGGAGATCCTGGACTCTCGAGGTAATCCGACGATCGAAGTCGAGGTAGTGCTGGAAGACGGCTCGTTCGGTCGCGCCGCTGTTCCTAGCGGGGCATCCACCGGCGCATTCGAGGCGTTGGAGCTGCGCGACACCGAAAACTTGCGCTATGGGGGCAAGGGAGTTCGTGCCGCAGTCCACAATGTCAACGAGATCATCGCGGCCGAAATAGTGGGTCTCGACGCGACCGACCAGCGCCTGATCGACGAGACTCTTCTTGCACTTGACGGAACGGAGAACAAGGCAGCCCTGGGGGCAAACGCGATTCTCGGCGTTTCTCTGGCTAACGCGAGGGCAGCGGCGGAGTCGACAGGGCTTACCCTGTACAGTTACATCGGCGGGGTCAACGCCCACACGCTGCCGGTTCCCATGATGAACATCATCAATGGGGGCGCTCACGCCGACAACAACATCGATCTACAGGAGTTCATGATCGTCCCGGTCGGCGCCTCCACCTTCGCCGAGGGACTTCGCTGGTGCGCCGAGATATACCACACCCTCAAAGGCGTCCTTCGCGAGCAAGGCCTCGGCACGGGCGTCGGCGATGAAGGCGGTTTCGCGCCGAATCTCAAGAACAATGAAGCGGCTCTCGAGGTGATTTCGCAGGCGGTGACTGGTGCCGGATATACCCTCGGCGAGCAGGTCGCGTTTGCGTTGGATCCGGCGATGACAGAAGTGTATCGCGGGGGCTCCTACCACCTGGAGGGCGAAGGCAGAACGCTTTCCTCGGCGGAGCTTGTTGAGTACTGGGCAGACCTCGTGAAGCGCTATCCGATAATCAGCATCGAGGACGGCATGGCCGAGGAGGATTGGGACGGCTGGAAGCTTCTGACCGAGCGCTTGGGAGATCGCATTCAGCTGGTCGGGGATGACCTGTTTGTCACCGACACGAGGCGGTTGGTCCGTGGGATCGAGAGTTGCGTCGCGAACTCCGTCCTGGTCAAGGTGAATCAGATCGGCACCCTCACTGAAACTCTCGAGTGCATCGAGACGGCCAAGCGAGCGGGTTACACGTGCGTCATATCGCATCGCTCCGGAGAGACGGAAGATACCTTCATCGCGGATCTGGCTGTCGCGGTCAACGCGGGTCAGATAAAGACGGGTGCACCTGCCCGCTCAGACAGGGTCGCCAAATACAATCAGCTTCTGCGCATAGAAGAGGAGCTCGGCGAATCCTCGCGATACCCAGGGCAGTCGGCGTTTCGCCGTACTCGTTGA